The Lineus longissimus chromosome 2, tnLinLong1.2, whole genome shotgun sequence genome window below encodes:
- the LOC135483153 gene encoding zinc finger RNA-binding protein-like isoform X4, with amino-acid sequence MANNYFGFPTHGGAQYSAQATNYPAAAAQGTYVHQAPHTAAYPTATPRQQAGYDTYQTTHTTPGQYAYTATARQPTVAAVKPAAAHVATTPASYQDTSSYYARTTHAATPSYDSSKTYYQPATQTPTYSATGSDTHYQTSAGKYTASTKPAYSTNTGYSATPQRNTTTQKAPASSSSYVYQSASTQPSANYSSANTYVTTTASSYSATSYYQQQQTGTSAAKTSAGTWNKNKTTGGLMHNKPKPKAPPQTMQLHYCDVCKISCAGPQTYREHLEGSKHKKKEAAAQPRGGQNQLWCELCNVTCTGSDAYVAHLKGAKHMKVVKLHTLLGKNIPSSEPVLISTTGPGTSTTTTKASGTSTTAATKTTTTGKTVPSTGAVTATVKKVLATPKITFVGGSQLKTAGAKEEIKVEPMQAKETEEEKEERRTVSLASLQENETQPVGHEYIEEVKNEAGKIISFQCKLCECKFNDPNAKEMHLKGRRHRLQYKKKVDPYLQVEVKPSIRLRKAQEEKLRRIAQKEEYWKRKDMEEHRLREEMRCDGVFEELEAMQWQGGRPPMGHQGFPRPMMPMRRPDSSDDRHVMAKHASIYPTDAELQAVQNIVSSCEKALKLVSDHIADVDAPKKMDTEAKGKEEKKEEKESDKKDDSQSPRALKGVMRVGVLAKGLLLHGDLHVHLVVLCAEKPTRTLLVRVKDNLPKQLAKLKGGEGSGESKSFMVHSAMFEAKQTKNKPPTVTEDKYDVQLKVEDAAIIVTSDKEPKTSCTITLTSPIMREENVAGEGDKVKDPPDVLDRQKCLNALAALRHAKWFQARANGLQSCVVVIRILRDLCQRVPTWAPLNEWAMELLVEKCVGSGGNNMSPGDALRRVFECMSSGILLPGGPGLYDPCEKESTDAAASLSGQEREDITASAQHALRLMAFRQIHKVLGMDPLPAPKFQRNRFNSRKRRRTTSTGDGGDSEGTSTGDGKKDKKDEDAMETAEAN; translated from the exons ATGGCGAATAATTACTTTGGGTTCCCTACCCACGGAGGCGCTCAATATAG TGCTCAAGCTACCAACTACCCTGCTGCCGCCGCCCAGGGCACGTACGTTCACCAGGCACCACACACTGCTGCCTACCCCACTGCCACTCCTCGGCAACAGGCAGGGTATGATACTTACCAGACGACACATACCACGCCTGGACAATATGCCTACACAGCCACAGCTAGACAACCTACTGTAGCTGCAGTTAAACCT GCTGCTGCTCACGTTGCTACAACCCCAGCTTCATATCAAGACACTTCATCGTATTATGCTCGAACCACACATGCAGCGACACCGAGTTATGACTCGAGTAAGACTTATTACCAACCGGCAACACAGACGCCCACATACTCGGCCACAGGTTCGGACACACACTACCAGACTAGTGCTGGGAAATATACAGCTT CTACGAAGCCAGCATATTCAACCAACACCGGTTACTCTGCAACACCCCAGAGAAACACAACTACCCAAAAAGCCCCAGCCAGCTCCAGCAGCTACGTGTACCAGAGTGCAAGCACTCAGCCTTCAGCAAACTATTCCTCTGCCAATACTTATGTGACCACAACAGCTTCTTCCTACTCCG CGACTTCTTACTACCAGCAGCAGCAGACTGGTACAAGTGCCGCCAAGACATCTGCGGGGACATGGAACAAGAACAAGACAACAGGAGGACTCATGCACAACAAGCCCAAGCCGAAGGCGCCACCACAGACCATGCAGCTGCACTACTGTGACGTCTGCAAGATAAGTTGCGCTGGACCACAG ACGTATCGTGAGCATCTGGAAGGCTCAAAACACAAGAAGAAGGAAGCTGCAGCCCAGCCAAGAGGTGGGCAGAACCAGCTCTGGTGTGagctctgtaatgtcacatgCACTGGCAGTGATGCCTATGTGGCTCACTTGAAGGGAGCCAAGCACATGAAG GTTGTCAAATTACACACACTGCTTGGCAAGAACATCCCATCCTCTGAGCCGGTCCTGATCTCCACCACAGGACCAGGGACCTCGACCACCACAACAAAGGCATCTGGCACCAGCACGACTGCGGCCACTAAAACTACCACAACCGGCAAGACGGTCCCCTCCACTGGTGCAGTGACAGCAACAGTTAAGAAAGTCTTGGCTACCCCTAAGATCACATTTGTTG GTGGCAGTCAACTGAAGACAGCTGGTGCCAAGGAGGAAATAAAGGTGGAGCCCATGCAAGCTAAAGAAACTGAAGAAG AAAAAGAAGAGAGGAGGACGGTATCGCTGGCCTCCCTACAGGAGAATGAAACTCAGCCCGTCGGCCATGAGTACATAGAAGAGGTGAAGAATGAGGCTGGCAAGATCATTAGCTTCCAGTGTAAGCTGTGCGAGTGCAAGTTCAATGATCCCAATGCCAAGGAGATGCATTTGAAAGGACGCCGACACAGGCTGCAGTACAAG AAAAAGGTTGACCCATACCTACAGGTCGAGGTTAAGCCTAGCATCCGCCTACGCAAAGCGCAGGAGGAGAAGCTACGACGCATTGCCCAGAAAGAGGAATACTGGAAACGCAAAGATATGGAGGAGCATCGGTTACGTGAAGAGATGAGGTGCGACGGCGTTTTTGA AGAATTAGAAGCAATGCAGTGGCAAGGAGGACGACCGCCCATGGGGCACCAGGGCTTCCCAAGGCCTATGATG CCTATGCGTCGACCTGACTCTTCTGATGATCGCCATGTAATGGCTAAACATGCTAGCATTTACCCAACTGACGCAGAGCTGCAAGCAGTGCAGAATATTGTCTCGTCCTGCGAGAAAGCTCTCAAGTTGGTGTCCGATCACATCGCTGATGTCGACGCACCAAAAAAGATGGACACAGAGGCTAAGGGGAAGGAAGAAAAGAAGGAGGAGAAAGAAAG TGATAAGAAAGATGATAGCCAATCCCCACGAGCCCTGAAAGGCGTCATGAGAGTAGGAGTACTAGCAAAGGGTCTACTGCTTCATGGCGACCTACATGTCCATCTAGTGGTGCTGTGTGCTGAGAAGCCAACTCGCACATTGCTAGTGAGGGTCAAGGATAATCTCCCCAAACAGCTGGCG AAACTGAAGGGAGGTGAAGGGTCTGGTGAGTCCAAGTCCTTCATGGTCCACTCCGCCATGTTTGAAGCAAAGCAGACTAAGAATAAACCACCA ACTGTAACCGAAGACAAGTATGATGTCCAGCTGAAGGTTGAAGATGCGGCTATTATCGTGACAAGCGACAAGGAGCCCAAGACGTCGTGCACCATCACGTTGACATCTCCCATCATGCGCGAGGAAAATGTCGCTGGAG AGGGAGATAAAGTAAAAGACCCACCCGATGTACTGGATAGGCAGAAATGCCTGAATGCTCTTGCCGCTCTCCGACATGCTAAATGGTTCCAG GCTAGAGCTAATGGATTGCAGTCATGTGTTGTTGTCATTAGGATTCTCCGAGATCTGTGCCAGAGGGTGCCGACGTGGGCACCGCTGAATGAATGG GCTATGGAACTGCTGGTTGAGAAGTGTGTGGGCAGTGGTGGTAACAACATGAGTCCGGGAGATGCTCTCAGGAGAGTGTTTGAGTGTATGTCATCTGGAATCCTGCTACCAG GTGGCCCCGGACTGTACGACCCATGTGAGAAAGAATCAACAGATGCTGCTGCTTCACTTTCTGGCCAAGAGAGAGAAGATATTACTGCTAGTGCTCAG CATGCACTAAGACTAATGGCATTCCGCCAGATTCACAAAGTCCTTGGAATGGACCCATTGCCAGCTCCTAAATTCCAGCGTAACCGCTTCAACTCGCGCAAGCGTCGACGTACGACCAGCACGGGAGATGGTGGGGACAGCGAAGGTACGAGCA CTGGTGATGGAAAGAAGGACAAGAAGGATGAAGATGCAATGGAAACAGCCGAGGCAAATTGA
- the LOC135483153 gene encoding zinc finger RNA-binding protein-like isoform X3, with the protein MANNYFGFPTHGGAQYSAQATNYPAAAAQGTYVHQAPHTAAYPTATPRQQAGYDTYQTTHTTPGQYAYTATARQPTVAAVKPAAAHVATTPASYQDTSSYYARTTHAATPSYDSSKTYYQPATQTPTYSATGSDTHYQTSAGKYTASTKPAYSTNTGYSATPQRNTTTQKAPASSSSYVYQSASTQPSANYSSANTYVTTTASSYSGYDAALYNAATSYYQQQQTGTSAAKTSAGTWNKNKTTGGLMHNKPKPKAPPQTMQLHYCDVCKISCAGPQTYREHLEGSKHKKKEAAAQPRGGQNQLWCELCNVTCTGSDAYVAHLKGAKHMKVVKLHTLLGKNIPSSEPVLISTTGPGTSTTTTKASGTSTTAATKTTTTGKTVPSTGAVTATVKKVLATPKITFVGGSQLKTAGAKEEIKVEPMQAKETEEEKEERRTVSLASLQENETQPVGHEYIEEVKNEAGKIISFQCKLCECKFNDPNAKEMHLKGRRHRLQYKKKVDPYLQVEVKPSIRLRKAQEEKLRRIAQKEEYWKRKDMEEHRLREEMRELEAMQWQGGRPPMGHQGFPRPMMPMRRPDSSDDRHVMAKHASIYPTDAELQAVQNIVSSCEKALKLVSDHIADVDAPKKMDTEAKGKEEKKEEKESDKKDDSQSPRALKGVMRVGVLAKGLLLHGDLHVHLVVLCAEKPTRTLLVRVKDNLPKQLAKLKGGEGSGESKSFMVHSAMFEAKQTKNKPPTVTEDKYDVQLKVEDAAIIVTSDKEPKTSCTITLTSPIMREENVAGEGDKVKDPPDVLDRQKCLNALAALRHAKWFQARANGLQSCVVVIRILRDLCQRVPTWAPLNEWAMELLVEKCVGSGGNNMSPGDALRRVFECMSSGILLPGGPGLYDPCEKESTDAAASLSGQEREDITASAQHALRLMAFRQIHKVLGMDPLPAPKFQRNRFNSRKRRRTTSTGDGGDSEGTSTGDGKKDKKDEDAMETAEAN; encoded by the exons ATGGCGAATAATTACTTTGGGTTCCCTACCCACGGAGGCGCTCAATATAG TGCTCAAGCTACCAACTACCCTGCTGCCGCCGCCCAGGGCACGTACGTTCACCAGGCACCACACACTGCTGCCTACCCCACTGCCACTCCTCGGCAACAGGCAGGGTATGATACTTACCAGACGACACATACCACGCCTGGACAATATGCCTACACAGCCACAGCTAGACAACCTACTGTAGCTGCAGTTAAACCT GCTGCTGCTCACGTTGCTACAACCCCAGCTTCATATCAAGACACTTCATCGTATTATGCTCGAACCACACATGCAGCGACACCGAGTTATGACTCGAGTAAGACTTATTACCAACCGGCAACACAGACGCCCACATACTCGGCCACAGGTTCGGACACACACTACCAGACTAGTGCTGGGAAATATACAGCTT CTACGAAGCCAGCATATTCAACCAACACCGGTTACTCTGCAACACCCCAGAGAAACACAACTACCCAAAAAGCCCCAGCCAGCTCCAGCAGCTACGTGTACCAGAGTGCAAGCACTCAGCCTTCAGCAAACTATTCCTCTGCCAATACTTATGTGACCACAACAGCTTCTTCCTACTCCG GTTATGATGCTGCTTTGTACAATGCAGCGACTTCTTACTACCAGCAGCAGCAGACTGGTACAAGTGCCGCCAAGACATCTGCGGGGACATGGAACAAGAACAAGACAACAGGAGGACTCATGCACAACAAGCCCAAGCCGAAGGCGCCACCACAGACCATGCAGCTGCACTACTGTGACGTCTGCAAGATAAGTTGCGCTGGACCACAG ACGTATCGTGAGCATCTGGAAGGCTCAAAACACAAGAAGAAGGAAGCTGCAGCCCAGCCAAGAGGTGGGCAGAACCAGCTCTGGTGTGagctctgtaatgtcacatgCACTGGCAGTGATGCCTATGTGGCTCACTTGAAGGGAGCCAAGCACATGAAG GTTGTCAAATTACACACACTGCTTGGCAAGAACATCCCATCCTCTGAGCCGGTCCTGATCTCCACCACAGGACCAGGGACCTCGACCACCACAACAAAGGCATCTGGCACCAGCACGACTGCGGCCACTAAAACTACCACAACCGGCAAGACGGTCCCCTCCACTGGTGCAGTGACAGCAACAGTTAAGAAAGTCTTGGCTACCCCTAAGATCACATTTGTTG GTGGCAGTCAACTGAAGACAGCTGGTGCCAAGGAGGAAATAAAGGTGGAGCCCATGCAAGCTAAAGAAACTGAAGAAG AAAAAGAAGAGAGGAGGACGGTATCGCTGGCCTCCCTACAGGAGAATGAAACTCAGCCCGTCGGCCATGAGTACATAGAAGAGGTGAAGAATGAGGCTGGCAAGATCATTAGCTTCCAGTGTAAGCTGTGCGAGTGCAAGTTCAATGATCCCAATGCCAAGGAGATGCATTTGAAAGGACGCCGACACAGGCTGCAGTACAAG AAAAAGGTTGACCCATACCTACAGGTCGAGGTTAAGCCTAGCATCCGCCTACGCAAAGCGCAGGAGGAGAAGCTACGACGCATTGCCCAGAAAGAGGAATACTGGAAACGCAAAGATATGGAGGAGCATCGGTTACGTGAAGAGATGAG AGAATTAGAAGCAATGCAGTGGCAAGGAGGACGACCGCCCATGGGGCACCAGGGCTTCCCAAGGCCTATGATG CCTATGCGTCGACCTGACTCTTCTGATGATCGCCATGTAATGGCTAAACATGCTAGCATTTACCCAACTGACGCAGAGCTGCAAGCAGTGCAGAATATTGTCTCGTCCTGCGAGAAAGCTCTCAAGTTGGTGTCCGATCACATCGCTGATGTCGACGCACCAAAAAAGATGGACACAGAGGCTAAGGGGAAGGAAGAAAAGAAGGAGGAGAAAGAAAG TGATAAGAAAGATGATAGCCAATCCCCACGAGCCCTGAAAGGCGTCATGAGAGTAGGAGTACTAGCAAAGGGTCTACTGCTTCATGGCGACCTACATGTCCATCTAGTGGTGCTGTGTGCTGAGAAGCCAACTCGCACATTGCTAGTGAGGGTCAAGGATAATCTCCCCAAACAGCTGGCG AAACTGAAGGGAGGTGAAGGGTCTGGTGAGTCCAAGTCCTTCATGGTCCACTCCGCCATGTTTGAAGCAAAGCAGACTAAGAATAAACCACCA ACTGTAACCGAAGACAAGTATGATGTCCAGCTGAAGGTTGAAGATGCGGCTATTATCGTGACAAGCGACAAGGAGCCCAAGACGTCGTGCACCATCACGTTGACATCTCCCATCATGCGCGAGGAAAATGTCGCTGGAG AGGGAGATAAAGTAAAAGACCCACCCGATGTACTGGATAGGCAGAAATGCCTGAATGCTCTTGCCGCTCTCCGACATGCTAAATGGTTCCAG GCTAGAGCTAATGGATTGCAGTCATGTGTTGTTGTCATTAGGATTCTCCGAGATCTGTGCCAGAGGGTGCCGACGTGGGCACCGCTGAATGAATGG GCTATGGAACTGCTGGTTGAGAAGTGTGTGGGCAGTGGTGGTAACAACATGAGTCCGGGAGATGCTCTCAGGAGAGTGTTTGAGTGTATGTCATCTGGAATCCTGCTACCAG GTGGCCCCGGACTGTACGACCCATGTGAGAAAGAATCAACAGATGCTGCTGCTTCACTTTCTGGCCAAGAGAGAGAAGATATTACTGCTAGTGCTCAG CATGCACTAAGACTAATGGCATTCCGCCAGATTCACAAAGTCCTTGGAATGGACCCATTGCCAGCTCCTAAATTCCAGCGTAACCGCTTCAACTCGCGCAAGCGTCGACGTACGACCAGCACGGGAGATGGTGGGGACAGCGAAGGTACGAGCA CTGGTGATGGAAAGAAGGACAAGAAGGATGAAGATGCAATGGAAACAGCCGAGGCAAATTGA
- the LOC135483153 gene encoding zinc finger RNA-binding protein-like isoform X2 — translation MANNYFGFPTHGGAQYSAQATNYPAAAAQGTYVHQAPHTAAYPTATPRQQAGYDTYQTTHTTPGQYAYTATARQPTVAAVKPAAAHVATTPASYQDTSSYYARTTHAATPSYDSSKTYYQPATQTPTYSATGSDTHYQTSAGKYTASTKPAYSTNTGYSATPQRNTTTQKAPASSSSYVYQSASTQPSANYSSANTYVTTTASSYSGYDAALYNAATSYYQQQQTGTSAAKTSAGTWNKNKTTGGLMHNKPKPKAPPQTMQLHYCDVCKISCAGPQTYREHLEGSKHKKKEAAAQPRGGQNQLWCELCNVTCTGSDAYVAHLKGAKHMKVVKLHTLLGKNIPSSEPVLISTTGPGTSTTTTKASGTSTTAATKTTTTGKTVPSTGAVTATVKKVLATPKITFVGGSQLKTAGAKEEIKVEPMQAKETEEEKEERRTVSLASLQENETQPVGHEYIEEVKNEAGKIISFQCKLCECKFNDPNAKEMHLKGRRHRLQYKKKVDPYLQVEVKPSIRLRKAQEEKLRRIAQKEEYWKRKDMEEHRLREEMRCDGVFEELEAMQWQGGRPPMGHQGFPRPMMPMRRPDSSDDRHVMAKHASIYPTDAELQAVQNIVSSCEKALKLVSDHIADVDAPKKMDTEAKGKEEKKEEKESDKKDDSQSPRALKGVMRVGVLAKGLLLHGDLHVHLVVLCAEKPTRTLLVRVKDNLPKQLAKLKGGEGSGESKSFMVHSAMFEAKQTKNKPPTVTEDKYDVQLKVEDAAIIVTSDKEPKTSCTITLTSPIMREENVAGEGDKVKDPPDVLDRQKCLNALAALRHAKWFQARANGLQSCVVVIRILRDLCQRVPTWAPLNEWAMELLVEKCVGSGGNNMSPGDALRRVFECMSSGILLPGGPGLYDPCEKESTDAAASLSGQEREDITASAQHALRLMAFRQIHKVLGMDPLPAPKFQRNRFNSRKRRRTTSTGDGGDSEAGDGKKDKKDEDAMETAEAN, via the exons ATGGCGAATAATTACTTTGGGTTCCCTACCCACGGAGGCGCTCAATATAG TGCTCAAGCTACCAACTACCCTGCTGCCGCCGCCCAGGGCACGTACGTTCACCAGGCACCACACACTGCTGCCTACCCCACTGCCACTCCTCGGCAACAGGCAGGGTATGATACTTACCAGACGACACATACCACGCCTGGACAATATGCCTACACAGCCACAGCTAGACAACCTACTGTAGCTGCAGTTAAACCT GCTGCTGCTCACGTTGCTACAACCCCAGCTTCATATCAAGACACTTCATCGTATTATGCTCGAACCACACATGCAGCGACACCGAGTTATGACTCGAGTAAGACTTATTACCAACCGGCAACACAGACGCCCACATACTCGGCCACAGGTTCGGACACACACTACCAGACTAGTGCTGGGAAATATACAGCTT CTACGAAGCCAGCATATTCAACCAACACCGGTTACTCTGCAACACCCCAGAGAAACACAACTACCCAAAAAGCCCCAGCCAGCTCCAGCAGCTACGTGTACCAGAGTGCAAGCACTCAGCCTTCAGCAAACTATTCCTCTGCCAATACTTATGTGACCACAACAGCTTCTTCCTACTCCG GTTATGATGCTGCTTTGTACAATGCAGCGACTTCTTACTACCAGCAGCAGCAGACTGGTACAAGTGCCGCCAAGACATCTGCGGGGACATGGAACAAGAACAAGACAACAGGAGGACTCATGCACAACAAGCCCAAGCCGAAGGCGCCACCACAGACCATGCAGCTGCACTACTGTGACGTCTGCAAGATAAGTTGCGCTGGACCACAG ACGTATCGTGAGCATCTGGAAGGCTCAAAACACAAGAAGAAGGAAGCTGCAGCCCAGCCAAGAGGTGGGCAGAACCAGCTCTGGTGTGagctctgtaatgtcacatgCACTGGCAGTGATGCCTATGTGGCTCACTTGAAGGGAGCCAAGCACATGAAG GTTGTCAAATTACACACACTGCTTGGCAAGAACATCCCATCCTCTGAGCCGGTCCTGATCTCCACCACAGGACCAGGGACCTCGACCACCACAACAAAGGCATCTGGCACCAGCACGACTGCGGCCACTAAAACTACCACAACCGGCAAGACGGTCCCCTCCACTGGTGCAGTGACAGCAACAGTTAAGAAAGTCTTGGCTACCCCTAAGATCACATTTGTTG GTGGCAGTCAACTGAAGACAGCTGGTGCCAAGGAGGAAATAAAGGTGGAGCCCATGCAAGCTAAAGAAACTGAAGAAG AAAAAGAAGAGAGGAGGACGGTATCGCTGGCCTCCCTACAGGAGAATGAAACTCAGCCCGTCGGCCATGAGTACATAGAAGAGGTGAAGAATGAGGCTGGCAAGATCATTAGCTTCCAGTGTAAGCTGTGCGAGTGCAAGTTCAATGATCCCAATGCCAAGGAGATGCATTTGAAAGGACGCCGACACAGGCTGCAGTACAAG AAAAAGGTTGACCCATACCTACAGGTCGAGGTTAAGCCTAGCATCCGCCTACGCAAAGCGCAGGAGGAGAAGCTACGACGCATTGCCCAGAAAGAGGAATACTGGAAACGCAAAGATATGGAGGAGCATCGGTTACGTGAAGAGATGAGGTGCGACGGCGTTTTTGA AGAATTAGAAGCAATGCAGTGGCAAGGAGGACGACCGCCCATGGGGCACCAGGGCTTCCCAAGGCCTATGATG CCTATGCGTCGACCTGACTCTTCTGATGATCGCCATGTAATGGCTAAACATGCTAGCATTTACCCAACTGACGCAGAGCTGCAAGCAGTGCAGAATATTGTCTCGTCCTGCGAGAAAGCTCTCAAGTTGGTGTCCGATCACATCGCTGATGTCGACGCACCAAAAAAGATGGACACAGAGGCTAAGGGGAAGGAAGAAAAGAAGGAGGAGAAAGAAAG TGATAAGAAAGATGATAGCCAATCCCCACGAGCCCTGAAAGGCGTCATGAGAGTAGGAGTACTAGCAAAGGGTCTACTGCTTCATGGCGACCTACATGTCCATCTAGTGGTGCTGTGTGCTGAGAAGCCAACTCGCACATTGCTAGTGAGGGTCAAGGATAATCTCCCCAAACAGCTGGCG AAACTGAAGGGAGGTGAAGGGTCTGGTGAGTCCAAGTCCTTCATGGTCCACTCCGCCATGTTTGAAGCAAAGCAGACTAAGAATAAACCACCA ACTGTAACCGAAGACAAGTATGATGTCCAGCTGAAGGTTGAAGATGCGGCTATTATCGTGACAAGCGACAAGGAGCCCAAGACGTCGTGCACCATCACGTTGACATCTCCCATCATGCGCGAGGAAAATGTCGCTGGAG AGGGAGATAAAGTAAAAGACCCACCCGATGTACTGGATAGGCAGAAATGCCTGAATGCTCTTGCCGCTCTCCGACATGCTAAATGGTTCCAG GCTAGAGCTAATGGATTGCAGTCATGTGTTGTTGTCATTAGGATTCTCCGAGATCTGTGCCAGAGGGTGCCGACGTGGGCACCGCTGAATGAATGG GCTATGGAACTGCTGGTTGAGAAGTGTGTGGGCAGTGGTGGTAACAACATGAGTCCGGGAGATGCTCTCAGGAGAGTGTTTGAGTGTATGTCATCTGGAATCCTGCTACCAG GTGGCCCCGGACTGTACGACCCATGTGAGAAAGAATCAACAGATGCTGCTGCTTCACTTTCTGGCCAAGAGAGAGAAGATATTACTGCTAGTGCTCAG CATGCACTAAGACTAATGGCATTCCGCCAGATTCACAAAGTCCTTGGAATGGACCCATTGCCAGCTCCTAAATTCCAGCGTAACCGCTTCAACTCGCGCAAGCGTCGACGTACGACCAGCACGGGAGATGGTGGGGACAGCGAAG CTGGTGATGGAAAGAAGGACAAGAAGGATGAAGATGCAATGGAAACAGCCGAGGCAAATTGA